One segment of Bacteroides caecimuris DNA contains the following:
- a CDS encoding FecR family protein, protein MDKIYYKELIEKYFDGNITDAEIKELSDWIKNDRHLQNWWEEEFSKSDAGINPILRDKLFARIKEQTQGKEETQGKEKPRTIRMNPWKWAAAIVLPICIAFFTYYLIDSSQTVGAPFIVKADKGDKATIELPDGTNVVLNSASQLSYLNNFGENVRRVQLNGEAYFKVAHDEKHAFIVQVGDLEVKVLGTSFNVSAYEDAKDVTVVLLEGKVGVYAQKTSHIMKPGDKIEYNKATHKITATQVHPSDYIEWTKGNIYFEKESLENIMKTLSRIYDVEIRFDSNKLPNEYFTGTIPGGGIQNALNILMLTSPFYYEMDGSVIVLKEK, encoded by the coding sequence ATGGATAAAATATATTATAAAGAACTGATTGAAAAGTATTTCGATGGAAATATAACGGATGCTGAAATAAAAGAGCTCTCCGATTGGATAAAGAACGACCGCCATTTACAGAACTGGTGGGAAGAAGAATTTTCCAAATCGGATGCCGGCATTAATCCGATACTGCGTGACAAACTATTTGCCCGAATCAAAGAACAGACGCAGGGAAAAGAAGAGACACAGGGGAAAGAGAAACCAAGAACTATTCGCATGAATCCTTGGAAATGGGCTGCCGCCATCGTTTTACCCATTTGTATTGCCTTCTTCACCTACTATCTTATAGATTCTTCGCAAACAGTGGGAGCGCCTTTTATAGTAAAAGCCGATAAAGGAGATAAAGCAACCATCGAATTGCCGGACGGAACGAATGTCGTTCTCAATTCCGCTTCACAATTAAGCTATCTGAATAACTTCGGAGAAAATGTGCGTCGTGTGCAACTGAATGGTGAAGCCTATTTCAAAGTAGCTCATGATGAAAAACATGCCTTTATAGTGCAGGTCGGGGATTTGGAAGTGAAGGTGCTCGGTACTTCTTTTAATGTATCTGCCTATGAAGATGCCAAAGACGTAACAGTCGTTCTTTTGGAAGGAAAAGTAGGGGTCTATGCGCAGAAAACGTCGCATATTATGAAGCCCGGCGATAAGATAGAATATAATAAAGCCACTCATAAGATAACAGCCACTCAAGTACACCCGAGTGATTATATTGAATGGACGAAAGGAAATATCTATTTCGAGAAAGAATCTTTGGAAAATATAATGAAAACCCTTTCACGCATCTATGACGTAGAGATTCGTTTCGACTCCAATAAACTACCTAATGAATATTTCACCGGAACCATTCCGGGAGGTGGCATACAGAATGCATTGAATATCCTGATGCTTACTTCACCTTTCTATTATGAAATGGACGGTTCGGTGATTGTCTTGAAAGAGAAATAA
- a CDS encoding RNA polymerase sigma-70 factor, translated as MVNFTDEKHLLIDLKDGFFQAFERLYNMYSGKLYNFIMRLSSGNQYMAEEVVQSTFIRIWEVREKVDTNASFISFLCTIAKNLLMNMYQRQTVEYVYNEYLLKSSVDRDSQTEENIDLHFLNDYIDSLAEELPAQRKKIFILSKRQNYTNKEIAEMMGISESTVATQLSLAVKFMREQLMKHYDKVIALLIAFFVNEM; from the coding sequence ATGGTGAATTTTACAGATGAAAAACATTTATTAATCGATTTAAAAGACGGTTTTTTTCAAGCATTTGAAAGATTGTATAATATGTACAGCGGTAAACTGTACAATTTCATTATGCGGCTTTCTTCCGGCAATCAATATATGGCTGAAGAAGTGGTGCAATCCACTTTTATCCGTATATGGGAAGTACGTGAGAAAGTCGATACGAACGCTTCATTTATTTCTTTTCTTTGTACGATAGCCAAAAATTTACTGATGAACATGTACCAGCGTCAGACCGTTGAATATGTTTACAATGAATATCTACTGAAAAGCAGTGTGGATCGTGATTCGCAAACAGAAGAGAATATTGATCTTCATTTCTTGAACGACTATATCGACTCATTAGCGGAAGAATTGCCGGCACAGCGAAAAAAAATATTTATCCTAAGTAAGCGTCAGAACTATACGAATAAGGAAATTGCCGAAATGATGGGAATTTCTGAAAGTACAGTTGCTACACAATTATCTTTGGCGGTGAAGTTTATGCGTGAGCAGTTGATGAAGCATTACGATAAGGTAATTGCGCTTCTGATCGCCTTTTTTGTTAATGAAATGTAA
- a CDS encoding SusC/RagA family TonB-linked outer membrane protein, producing the protein MKHKTTFEKLPQANTGRSKNWKTLQAICLLLFLSVSFTAYSQITVNVKEISLRASLKKIEQVSNYKFFYNESLPELNQKVSLNVKDATIEQTMQQLLGKMELTYKKEQENVIVLIRKSQEKQETKKVTGIVVDEKGEPIIDASVQVKGESNGTITNIDGYYSLMNVPESATLIISYIGYRTVNLSVKNQNTSKITLVEDSKMIDEVVVVGYGVQRKRDVSTAISSIRASDIADVAATSIEQALVGRMAGVQITQPNGTPGAGFEVKVRGVGTVTAGSSPLYVIDGVPLSDDTGDATGITVSPLASIETSDIESIEVLKDASAAAIYGSRGSNGVVIITTKQGKEGKPVVKYNGYAGAQIVTDKIDVLNAYEYSQLVFDGHNNAYYDQLRVAGKADLYNPNATNQERWNNLKTGSMIENQGWMLPPEILPYVRGEEGLVDTDWQDTVLRTGFITKHNLSVSGGNKNIKYMLSGNYQNEEGIVINSDFTKMGFRVKVDVNYNRWKFGGNINLTRNIYNLVNTEGRYGDDGVLSLALGAAPIYPVRDENGDFNYEHNHTSYGQSKLNNPVAVATLIEDQMISIQMLGTA; encoded by the coding sequence ATGAAGCACAAAACAACCTTTGAAAAGCTCCCTCAAGCAAATACAGGGAGAAGTAAAAACTGGAAAACACTGCAAGCTATCTGTCTGCTATTGTTTTTAAGCGTCTCTTTCACCGCTTATTCCCAAATAACAGTGAATGTGAAAGAGATCTCTTTAAGGGCCTCGTTAAAGAAAATCGAGCAAGTAAGCAATTACAAATTCTTCTATAATGAGAGCCTTCCGGAGTTAAATCAAAAAGTATCGTTAAATGTGAAAGATGCAACGATTGAACAAACCATGCAACAACTTTTGGGTAAAATGGAGTTAACCTACAAGAAAGAGCAAGAGAATGTCATTGTATTGATTCGCAAATCACAGGAAAAACAAGAAACAAAGAAAGTAACAGGAATTGTTGTTGACGAAAAAGGAGAACCTATTATTGATGCCAGTGTACAAGTAAAGGGAGAGAGTAATGGGACGATTACTAATATTGATGGATATTATTCATTGATGAATGTACCGGAGTCGGCCACGTTAATTATTTCTTATATTGGCTACAGAACAGTCAATCTTTCTGTTAAAAATCAGAATACGAGTAAAATAACACTGGTTGAAGACAGCAAAATGATTGATGAAGTTGTGGTTGTTGGCTATGGCGTCCAGAGAAAGAGAGATGTATCAACCGCTATCTCTTCTATTCGTGCATCAGATATAGCAGATGTGGCGGCAACGAGTATCGAACAGGCATTAGTAGGACGTATGGCAGGTGTACAAATTACACAGCCCAATGGAACTCCGGGTGCAGGTTTTGAAGTGAAAGTGCGTGGAGTGGGCACGGTTACTGCCGGAAGTTCTCCGTTGTATGTTATTGACGGAGTACCTTTGAGTGATGATACAGGAGATGCTACAGGTATAACAGTAAGTCCGTTGGCATCTATTGAAACCTCTGATATTGAATCTATTGAAGTCTTGAAAGACGCTTCGGCCGCTGCTATATATGGTTCAAGAGGAAGCAATGGCGTTGTTATCATTACAACGAAACAAGGAAAAGAGGGAAAGCCGGTGGTGAAATATAATGGCTATGCCGGCGCTCAAATAGTAACTGATAAAATAGACGTGCTCAATGCTTATGAATACTCCCAACTAGTGTTTGACGGGCATAACAATGCTTATTATGACCAATTGCGAGTGGCAGGAAAAGCGGATTTGTATAATCCGAACGCAACAAACCAAGAACGTTGGAATAATCTGAAAACAGGTAGCATGATTGAGAATCAAGGTTGGATGCTTCCACCGGAGATACTACCTTACGTTAGAGGTGAAGAAGGACTGGTAGATACAGATTGGCAGGATACGGTATTGCGTACAGGTTTCATAACGAAACACAATCTTTCCGTAAGTGGCGGAAATAAGAATATAAAATATATGTTGTCGGGAAACTATCAAAATGAAGAAGGGATAGTTATCAATTCCGATTTTACAAAGATGGGATTTCGTGTCAAAGTAGATGTAAATTACAATCGTTGGAAATTTGGAGGTAATATCAATCTAACCCGGAATATTTATAATTTGGTAAATACAGAAGGGCGGTATGGAGACGATGGAGTATTATCGTTAGCATTGGGTGCAGCCCCTATCTATCCTGTCCGTGATGAAAATGGAGATTTCAATTATGAGCACAACCATACGAGTTACGGACAATCTAAATTGAACAATCCGGTAGCGGTAGCTACCCTTATTGAAGATCAGATGATCTCTATACAAATGTTAGGAACTGCTTAA
- a CDS encoding hydrogen peroxide-inducible genes activator, with amino-acid sequence MTIQQLEYILAVDQFRHFARAAEYCRVTQPTLSAMIQKLEDELGVKLFDRTVQPVCPTPIGQKVIDQARVILAQAAQVKEIISEDKQSLSGVFRLGVLPTIAPYLLPRFFPQLMEKYPELDIRVTEMKTQDIQQALHVGDLDAGIIASKLEDTFLTEETLFYEQFYAYVSRKEPSFKHDVIRTSDITGEHLWLLDEGHCFRDQLVRFCQMEAVKVNQMAYRLGSMETFMRMVESGKGITFIPELAVAQLTEEQRQLVRPFAIPRPTRQVVLATNRDFIRHSLLCVLKEEIKAAVPKEMLTLQSIQCLL; translated from the coding sequence ATGACGATACAACAATTAGAATATATACTAGCCGTAGACCAGTTCAGGCATTTCGCACGGGCAGCCGAATATTGCCGTGTGACGCAACCCACTTTGAGTGCCATGATTCAGAAGCTGGAAGATGAATTAGGTGTAAAGTTGTTCGATAGGACAGTGCAACCCGTTTGTCCGACACCCATCGGGCAGAAAGTGATAGACCAGGCTCGTGTGATTCTAGCGCAGGCAGCTCAAGTAAAAGAAATCATCAGTGAAGATAAGCAGTCATTATCGGGCGTGTTCCGCTTGGGAGTATTGCCAACTATCGCTCCTTATTTGCTACCCCGCTTTTTCCCTCAACTGATGGAGAAGTATCCCGAACTGGATATTCGTGTCACGGAAATGAAAACACAGGATATTCAGCAGGCTTTGCATGTCGGTGATTTGGATGCAGGGATTATTGCCAGTAAATTAGAAGACACATTCTTGACGGAAGAAACTCTCTTTTATGAACAATTCTATGCTTATGTATCACGGAAAGAACCCTCGTTCAAACATGACGTAATCCGTACTTCCGATATAACCGGCGAACATCTTTGGCTTTTGGACGAAGGGCATTGCTTTCGTGACCAACTTGTCCGTTTCTGTCAGATGGAAGCAGTGAAAGTTAATCAGATGGCTTATCGTTTGGGAAGCATGGAAACCTTTATGAGAATGGTAGAAAGCGGAAAAGGAATCACTTTTATTCCCGAACTAGCAGTGGCTCAATTGACGGAAGAACAGCGACAATTAGTACGTCCGTTTGCTATCCCCCGACCGACGCGGCAAGTGGTGCTGGCGACAAATAGAGATTTTATTCGTCACAGTTTGTTATGTGTTCTGAAAGAGGAAATAAAAGCAGCAGTCCCCAAAGAAATGCTTACTTTGCAGTCCATACAATGTTTACTATAA
- a CDS encoding RNA polymerase sigma factor: MEELELSEQCRLGNNQARKELYEQYAGRMLGICLRYTGDRDTAQDLLHDGFLKIFDSFDKFTWRGEGSLRAWMERVMVNTALQYLRKNDVINQSAPLEELPEEYEEPDASDVEAIPQKVLMRFIEELPAGYRTVFNLYTFEDKSHKEIAQELGINEKSSASQLFRAKSVLAKRVKEWIMHNG; encoded by the coding sequence ATGGAAGAATTAGAGTTGTCGGAACAATGCAGGCTAGGCAATAACCAAGCTCGCAAAGAACTGTATGAGCAGTATGCGGGACGTATGCTTGGCATCTGTCTTCGTTATACCGGCGACCGTGATACAGCCCAGGATCTGCTTCACGACGGTTTTTTAAAGATATTCGATTCCTTCGACAAGTTCACCTGGAGGGGTGAAGGCTCCCTGCGCGCCTGGATGGAAAGGGTGATGGTCAACACAGCTTTGCAATATCTCCGGAAAAATGATGTAATCAATCAGTCGGCACCATTAGAAGAGTTGCCTGAAGAATATGAAGAACCGGATGCTTCTGATGTAGAAGCTATTCCACAGAAAGTGTTGATGCGGTTTATAGAAGAACTACCTGCCGGATATCGTACAGTGTTTAACCTTTATACATTCGAAGATAAATCGCATAAAGAAATCGCACAGGAATTAGGTATTAATGAAAAATCTTCGGCTTCGCAACTATTTCGCGCGAAGAGTGTATTGGCAAAAAGAGTAAAAGAATGGATAATGCATAATGGATAG
- a CDS encoding ATP-binding protein → MNTLERKLPIGIQTFEKMRTEGCLYVDKTAIIYQIAATKVPYFLSRPRRFGKSLLISTFEAYFQGRKDLFEGLAIEKLETKWEQYPVLHLDLNAKKYETVADLVAMLNQYLEKWEAIYGDEKKDRSPEERFSYVIEQACLKTGKGVVVLVDEYDKPLLQALLDENLLDEYRRILKAFYGVLKSSDRYLRFIFLTGVTKFAQVSVFSDLNQLNDISMKIPYANICGITKKELVSTFTPELERLAEVQEMSFEDTVDKMTAMYDGYHFTYSEEGLFNPFSILNVFDGLMFDNYWFQTGTPTYLVDLLKQSDYDLRLLIDGLEVGSSGFAEYRAETKNPLPMIYQSGYLTIKNFDKSLNLYTLGFPNDEVKYGFLKFLIPYYTPISSDETDFNAVKFVRELQSGDVHSFMERMKSFFADIPYELNTKTERHYQVIFYLVFKLMGQYVDAEVRSAKGRADAVVKTKDRIYVFEFKLEGTVDEALKQIDEKGYLLPYRTDGRELVKVGVSFNAEERNIGEYKVI, encoded by the coding sequence ATGAATACATTGGAGCGTAAATTGCCGATAGGGATACAGACATTTGAAAAGATGCGTACAGAGGGGTGTTTGTATGTGGATAAAACAGCCATTATATATCAGATAGCAGCTACTAAAGTGCCTTATTTTCTGAGTCGTCCCCGTCGTTTTGGCAAAAGTCTGCTAATTTCCACTTTTGAAGCCTACTTTCAGGGTCGTAAAGACCTTTTCGAAGGCTTGGCAATTGAAAAGTTAGAGACAAAGTGGGAGCAATATCCGGTTCTGCATCTTGACTTGAATGCGAAGAAATATGAGACGGTAGCAGATTTGGTTGCCATGCTAAACCAATATTTGGAGAAATGGGAAGCCATCTACGGTGATGAGAAGAAAGATCGTAGTCCTGAAGAACGTTTTAGTTATGTCATAGAGCAAGCCTGCCTGAAAACAGGAAAAGGAGTTGTGGTATTGGTTGACGAGTATGATAAACCCTTGCTGCAAGCCCTTTTGGACGAGAACTTGTTGGATGAATACCGCCGTATTCTGAAAGCCTTTTATGGTGTTCTGAAAAGTTCCGACCGCTATCTCCGGTTTATATTTCTAACAGGAGTCACAAAATTTGCCCAAGTAAGTGTGTTCAGTGATTTGAATCAACTGAATGATATTAGCATGAAGATTCCATACGCCAATATCTGTGGTATTACTAAAAAAGAATTAGTATCCACATTTACTCCCGAGTTGGAGCGGTTGGCAGAAGTGCAGGAGATGTCCTTTGAAGATACAGTTGATAAGATGACAGCAATGTACGATGGCTATCACTTTACATACAGCGAAGAAGGACTATTTAATCCTTTCAGTATACTCAATGTCTTTGATGGATTAATGTTTGATAATTACTGGTTTCAGACTGGTACTCCTACCTATCTTGTAGACCTGCTGAAGCAAAGTGATTATGATTTACGTTTGTTGATAGATGGCTTGGAAGTAGGAAGTTCCGGTTTTGCCGAATACCGTGCAGAGACAAAGAATCCCCTTCCGATGATTTACCAAAGCGGTTATCTGACCATTAAAAACTTTGATAAATCATTGAACCTATATACACTAGGTTTTCCGAATGATGAGGTAAAATATGGCTTTCTTAAATTCCTGATCCCTTATTATACACCCATCTCTTCTGATGAAACGGATTTTAATGCAGTTAAGTTTGTCCGTGAACTTCAGTCGGGCGACGTTCATTCCTTTATGGAACGTATGAAATCATTCTTTGCCGACATTCCCTACGAATTGAACACAAAGACCGAACGTCATTATCAGGTTATCTTTTATCTCGTCTTTAAGTTGATGGGACAATATGTAGATGCAGAAGTCCGTAGCGCAAAAGGTCGTGCCGATGCCGTGGTGAAAACGAAAGACCGTATTTATGTTTTTGAGTTTAAACTGGAAGGAACAGTAGACGAAGCTTTGAAACAAATAGATGAAAAAGGATATTTGTTACCTTACCGGACAGACGGGCGTGAGCTAGTAAAAGTGGGAGTTTCCTTTAATGCTGAAGAACGTAATATTGGTGAATACAAAGTAATATAA
- a CDS encoding IPT/TIG domain-containing protein, protein MILIAFYACNDEDQPQNLKAEVTDFSPVMGGRNTLLTLNGSNFGTDINNVKVTINGKEALVKTVTNEVITAEVQKGTSSGIVRVILGERPNAQILIYDMNFTYVSNQVVSTYLGGESSGEADGDFSVATLSKPRYLVWGKNNALYIVEDGASSVDDMACIRVAKDNRLTTLLKASESTLVQRMRAIDFSLNENTMYIANDNNASGTMGFGTMTKNGDKYENLTSLWDQGGITAVKVHPETGAVFIGYHSGSWIYQYDVTNFIPKFQLPDAAGAAASKGNINTIAFDKPGTTAYIVSRKNHVIYKASYDMATGEFSDVKLLAGSFGVTGYADGTGTSAQFNEPSQGDVDEEGNFYVADRGNHCIRVITPDGEVSTYAGQNKAGMVDGIASLAEFNNPEGCQFGPDGALYIADYSNHAIRKVEEAQVQP, encoded by the coding sequence ATGATACTCATAGCATTTTATGCTTGCAACGATGAAGATCAACCGCAAAATTTGAAAGCGGAAGTTACTGATTTTTCTCCTGTTATGGGCGGACGAAATACGCTACTGACTTTAAACGGAAGTAATTTTGGTACAGATATAAATAATGTCAAAGTTACGATTAACGGGAAGGAAGCATTGGTGAAAACAGTTACCAATGAGGTCATTACTGCTGAAGTGCAGAAAGGAACAAGTTCGGGGATTGTCAGAGTCATACTTGGAGAAAGACCCAATGCGCAAATATTGATTTATGATATGAATTTTACTTATGTATCTAATCAGGTTGTGTCTACCTATTTAGGTGGAGAAAGCAGTGGAGAGGCGGATGGCGATTTTTCAGTAGCTACACTTTCCAAACCTCGCTATCTGGTGTGGGGGAAAAACAATGCGTTGTATATTGTTGAGGACGGGGCTAGTTCTGTAGATGATATGGCATGCATTCGGGTAGCAAAGGATAACCGGCTTACTACATTGTTGAAAGCTTCGGAAAGCACGTTGGTGCAGCGAATGCGTGCCATTGACTTTTCGTTGAATGAGAATACGATGTATATTGCCAATGATAATAATGCAAGTGGAACTATGGGATTTGGTACGATGACGAAAAACGGAGACAAATATGAAAACTTGACATCTCTTTGGGATCAGGGAGGGATAACAGCCGTGAAAGTGCATCCGGAAACTGGTGCGGTTTTTATCGGTTATCATTCCGGTTCATGGATATATCAGTATGATGTTACAAATTTTATTCCTAAGTTTCAGCTTCCCGATGCTGCCGGTGCTGCTGCGAGTAAAGGAAACATCAATACGATTGCATTTGATAAGCCGGGAACAACTGCATATATTGTTTCACGTAAAAATCATGTGATATACAAAGCAAGTTATGATATGGCTACTGGAGAATTTAGCGATGTTAAGTTGCTGGCAGGTTCTTTTGGAGTGACAGGATATGCTGATGGTACAGGCACCTCTGCCCAATTCAACGAACCCTCTCAAGGAGACGTAGATGAGGAAGGTAATTTTTATGTGGCTGATCGGGGAAATCATTGTATCAGAGTTATTACTCCCGATGGTGAAGTTTCAACCTATGCCGGACAAAATAAGGCTGGCATGGTGGATGGAATTGCTTCGCTGGCAGAGTTTAATAATCCTGAAGGATGTCAGTTTGGCCCAGATGGTGCATTGTATATAGCCGACTACTCTAATCATGCTATTCGCAAAGTGGAGGAAGCACAAGTACAACCTTAA
- a CDS encoding MIP family channel protein: MKKYIAEMIGTMVLVLMGCGSAVFAGSVTGTVGAGVGTVGVALAFGLSVVAMAYAIGGISGCHINPAITLGVFLTGRMNGKDAGMYMIFQVIGAIIGSAILFALISTGAHDGPTATGSNGFGDGEMLQAFIAEAVFTFIFVLVVLGSTDSKKGAGNLAGLAIGLTLVLVHIVCIPITGTSVNPARSIAPALFQGGEALSQLWLFIIAPFVGAALSAAVWNYLGDKAEKK, translated from the coding sequence ATGAAAAAGTACATTGCAGAAATGATTGGAACGATGGTGCTCGTTCTTATGGGATGTGGAAGTGCCGTTTTTGCCGGTAGTGTGACTGGTACGGTAGGTGCTGGCGTGGGAACAGTCGGCGTAGCTTTAGCATTTGGTCTTTCAGTAGTAGCGATGGCGTATGCTATCGGAGGTATTTCAGGATGTCACATTAATCCTGCCATTACATTAGGAGTGTTCTTAACTGGGCGTATGAATGGAAAAGATGCAGGTATGTATATGATTTTCCAGGTAATCGGAGCTATTATCGGCTCGGCTATTCTTTTTGCTTTAATTTCCACCGGTGCTCATGACGGACCTACGGCTACAGGTTCCAATGGTTTTGGCGATGGAGAAATGTTGCAGGCATTCATTGCGGAAGCAGTATTTACTTTCATTTTTGTATTAGTGGTGCTCGGCTCTACCGACTCGAAGAAGGGGGCAGGCAATCTGGCAGGGCTTGCCATCGGTTTGACTCTTGTATTGGTGCATATTGTATGTATTCCTATCACGGGGACTTCTGTAAACCCGGCACGTAGTATTGCTCCGGCATTATTCCAGGGAGGAGAAGCGTTGTCGCAGTTGTGGCTGTTCATCATTGCTCCATTTGTAGGGGCTGCGTTGAGTGCGGCAGTTTGGAATTATCTGGGAGATAAGGCAGAAAAGAAATAA
- a CDS encoding outer membrane beta-barrel protein, protein MEEKELWMNKLKEKLADYSEPVPASGWEQLEKELMPPVEKKIYPYRKWMMAAAAVILLAVVSSISLYFLGTPAADEIRHIKTPVLASTPDALPGVQQPDVQGTSVEPVLRPVAREDRLAKIDKDLPEQKTNARPSAIENNNEPVTGNENNPVIEEDQMFKGETEQTKNEAKQGGSENMGQATQSQDTERSGNRPRRPSGKDKLHIPSEKRASQKGTWSMGLSVGNSGGASTEVGVGSHAYMSRVSMLSVSNGLMEIPNDQTLVFEDGVPYLRQTKQVVDIKHHQPISFGLSVRKGLTKGFSLETGLTYTLLSSDAKLAGEDRQIEQKLHYVGIPLHANWNFLDKKLVTLYVSGGGMVEKCVYGKLGSEKETVKPLQFSVSGAVGAQVNATKRLGIYVEPGVAYYFDDGSDMQTIRKENPFNFNIQAGIRLTY, encoded by the coding sequence ATGGAAGAGAAAGAATTGTGGATGAATAAGTTGAAGGAGAAGCTCGCGGATTATTCCGAGCCGGTGCCTGCTTCCGGTTGGGAACAACTGGAGAAAGAACTTATGCCTCCTGTGGAGAAGAAAATATATCCTTATCGAAAATGGATGATGGCTGCTGCAGCTGTTATATTGTTAGCCGTTGTTTCGTCAATAAGTCTATATTTTCTGGGAACACCGGCTGCGGATGAAATACGTCATATAAAAACCCCGGTATTGGCATCTACACCCGATGCGTTGCCGGGTGTGCAACAACCGGATGTGCAGGGCACTTCCGTAGAACCCGTCTTGCGACCAGTGGCTCGTGAAGACCGTTTGGCGAAAATTGATAAGGATCTTCCAGAACAGAAAACAAATGCACGCCCATCTGCAATAGAAAATAACAACGAACCTGTAACAGGGAATGAAAATAACCCTGTGATTGAGGAAGATCAGATGTTCAAAGGTGAGACGGAACAGACGAAAAATGAAGCAAAGCAGGGAGGCAGTGAAAATATGGGGCAGGCTACACAGTCACAGGATACCGAACGGTCGGGCAACAGGCCACGCCGTCCTTCCGGAAAAGACAAACTTCATATTCCGTCAGAAAAAAGGGCATCTCAAAAAGGAACATGGTCCATGGGACTATCGGTTGGAAATTCGGGCGGAGCATCCACAGAAGTCGGTGTTGGCTCTCATGCTTATATGTCTCGTGTGAGTATGCTTTCTGTTTCCAACGGTCTGATGGAGATACCTAACGATCAGACATTGGTTTTTGAAGATGGAGTGCCTTATCTGCGTCAGACAAAGCAGGTGGTCGACATTAAGCACCATCAACCTATTTCTTTCGGATTGTCCGTTCGTAAAGGGCTGACCAAAGGATTCTCTCTCGAAACGGGATTGACTTACACATTGCTTTCTTCGGATGCGAAACTGGCGGGTGAAGATCGGCAAATAGAACAAAAACTGCATTATGTAGGTATTCCGCTGCATGCCAACTGGAATTTCCTTGATAAGAAACTTGTCACTCTCTACGTTTCCGGTGGAGGGATGGTGGAGAAATGTGTCTATGGAAAGCTCGGTTCAGAGAAAGAAACTGTGAAACCTCTGCAATTCTCGGTATCCGGTGCGGTAGGTGCACAGGTGAACGCCACGAAACGTCTGGGTATCTACGTAGAACCCGGTGTTGCTTATTATTTCGATGACGGTTCGGATATGCAGACCATACGTAAAGAGAATCCGTTTAACTTCAATATACAGGCTGGTATCCGCTTGACTTATTAA
- a CDS encoding NigD-like protein, producing the protein MKKFKFIAFIFAIMTTMPILQSCLDDNDNPSDLLVVSTINMISQDSKEFYFTLDDGKKMYPSNAQGWSNKDWVEGQRAFVIFNELEEPVNGYDFNIQVRGINPILTKDIITMGEDDNEEEKVGDDKINTTYMWINKDNTYLTIEFQYYGTHSEDKKHFLNLVINDKEESAPTADDNSAEDEYINLEFRHNSEGDYPQRLGEGYVSFKLDKIKDRMEGKKGLRIRVNTLYGGPKTYEVKFP; encoded by the coding sequence ATGAAGAAATTCAAATTCATTGCCTTTATCTTTGCTATTATGACTACAATGCCGATTCTCCAGTCATGTTTGGATGACAATGATAACCCGTCCGATCTTTTGGTTGTCAGCACCATCAATATGATTAGCCAGGACAGCAAGGAATTTTATTTCACTTTGGATGACGGGAAAAAGATGTATCCCAGCAATGCGCAAGGATGGAGTAATAAAGATTGGGTGGAAGGACAACGAGCTTTTGTGATATTCAACGAGCTGGAAGAGCCTGTGAATGGATACGACTTTAATATTCAGGTGAGAGGTATCAATCCAATCTTAACTAAAGACATCATCACAATGGGTGAAGATGACAACGAAGAAGAAAAAGTCGGAGATGACAAGATCAACACGACTTATATGTGGATCAACAAGGATAATACATATCTGACGATTGAATTCCAATATTATGGAACGCATAGTGAAGATAAAAAACATTTCCTGAATCTCGTAATCAACGACAAAGAAGAGTCTGCTCCTACTGCTGACGACAACAGTGCAGAGGACGAATATATCAATCTGGAATTCCGTCATAACAGTGAAGGTGATTATCCTCAACGCTTGGGCGAAGGATATGTATCTTTCAAACTGGATAAGATTAAAGACCGGATGGAAGGGAAAAAAGGATTAAGGATCCGTGTCAACACTTTATATGGCGGACCGAAAACTTATGAAGTAAAATTTCCCTAA